Part of the Vigna angularis cultivar LongXiaoDou No.4 chromosome 1, ASM1680809v1, whole genome shotgun sequence genome, TAAAAGCAACTAGAATCTTTGGAGATCAAATATACATAAATTGCAGGAGCTATCCTATTCTTGGTGCGCTAATATTTTATCTCATTCTTAAGTCATTCTAAATCATAATAATTTGCTGTTTTTGCCACCTGTAGGTACGTGACAGGTATTCAAGAATTTTCCTCATATGTGGCTTGGGCAGAAgtcagatatatatatatatatatatatatatatatatatatatatatatatatatatagtaaggAATAGAGGTATAATATTATATGCAGATAGGGATGGGTCGTGTTTGTTTTCTACTCCTGAACATGTCATATTAATTCTAGAACCCCACATTACGATAGTGccataaaatataaacaaatgtcTAGATACTTTCTAGGAGTTGTAACCTCTTCATGTGCCTAACTTCATCTTCTCTTACCAAAATCttaattcaaactcttttcAAGTTACCCGTTTGTTTCTACTTCTTCTATTGTGGCTGCTCACAAAGAGAGATAAGGAGTACTACTATTAGccgaaagaaaaggaaaaggagaaaaaatcAAGAGCAAGTGTGACAAAAACTTTAGAAAATAGAAGCTTAGGCATGGTTTTACTTCAACCCCACGTCACAACTCAACTATATATGCAACTTTAGAAACTAGGGTTGAGTTCTACTGTTACTTTTTCTATCTTATACTTTTCTGCTCAAAACGTTTTTCCATCATATCCCCACTTTTTAATGCATAGAGTTTCTTTTTTGTATCAAATAAATCTtgttaacaattatttttagcAAATTATTTCTTTCCAGTGTCGAAATCAAATAGTACtagaataattcaattttagatTGAATATGTTAATCACGTGTGTCTGTTATTTACTTTCATATATATCATTATccatattgttttaattaataaatattttattttctactaAAGAtcagaaaaaagagagagtataAACTAGGTTTAATTACCACACCTTAGCATAGAATTCTTAAATCTAATGATAATGTATAACTCTTTTGCCGCAGTTTGGTGTAATTTTATTCATTGGTGACCGATATGATGTTAATGTATAACTCTTTTTTGAAGATCCATAAGTACAGCACTagaaaaatgaataagaaaagCAAGAGTGTGATTGGTTGCTTAGGTTTATGGAAGACCATGAAGGCAACATGACATTGtgataagaaataatattataagatgATGAAGTCTTATATTTTCGTGTATTtaagtctttatttttctttcttcttgacTAACTTTTGAGATTGAGTTAATTATGTAGTTGGATACttatttattcatttcaaaGTATTATCTAGTTTACcggaaaaattcaaaattagtttataatatatttttacaaaattttacaaaattgtaGAGTATTAAGTTTGTATTTTGATTCAAAGAATTTAATGTGAATTTAAGTAGAACGCGAACTTATAAAATAGTAAGAATCATATAAGTATGgaatattaaaattcaattaaataaattttataaattttgaaaaaataattcatttcatGGTGAAAAATAACCAATTAGAGAGATACGAAATATACAGATTTATGTCTCAATGATTATTGACACTTAGAGATTATTGCTTTGTTAAAGCAATGGAAATCGTAATCTTGGTGAAGTATTGTTTAACAAAAATTCATGAGAAATTCATTCAAAacttaatctaaaatattttcctttcaaaatGTAGATTTATATACAATACCAATTTAAATAAGTGTATATAAGTAACGTTTTAATTTTATCACGTCAATTGCACTAGTGTTGTTATGTATTTCAAAATTGCGCAGGTCACTCATCTTTGGGTAAAGTAAACATTATGTAGTTAATGTTTTAAACGCAGTCAACAAAAAGAatctaattaaacatttttacaaaatattgaaacactttaaaaaaaataaaagatctatttaaataaaactaacataCCGGTATTAAATCAAacgaaaattttaaataattttgaaaatttccaCACACCATATTATCTTAATTCTTTAGTAGAAAAAGATTTATGGATTCTATTATTGTATAAATGAAATTATACTCATCTAAACCCAGATACATTCTATCCAATTCAAATCCAAAtctctaattttaaaatcaatgatAATTGacaatattatttacttttacatAATAAGAAATCATAAGAAAGGAGGATGTCTttaatataattacattattaacTTTTCTTAGAGAACtgttaaacatatatatatatatatatattgttaaaaaaattaaatatttatatttataacataatGATGCTtcatatgttataataaattaaaattttatttataatattttaatgtttgcAAATGTAAGATATGACCAAAAATGATTATCTgaacaatattatttaatcatatatcaccatttaatttaatcttaattaatttatataaaacattaaaatttagttatgtttaaaatataattacataaaagatataattagtttttctattatttagggaaatatcaataatatatataatgcaaGCGATTTGGGtcgaaattataattattttttataaatattttattaatatttattacataatcaAATATGTTTCGAAAATACCAATTATATGTTTCGTACTtatctttttccatttttatagAAGGATTAATGCGTGGACTTATTCTCggtttttatacatttttttggtgcttttattattaattttctagaatttttttcgcctttaaataaataaagaactTATAGAAGACGCAATACATAAACTAAATCTGAATATATGAATCTCTATCCATTCACATGTTTTCGTTGGAAGATTTCTGCCCAAACTTTGAAGACCCAAAATATGAAGACCCTCAATCAGTGAGTTGACGTGAAATTTGTGAGTATTTACGTTCACATTCTAATTGGAGGGAGAATCTTAATGATATATGGTATAGGGCTTTGTTGTTGGATGGAATATGGGCTTGGTAAGCCCAAGATAAGAAATATCGCATTCTCTCTTATATTTGTTGTGCCCGCGAATACTGACAAAATTTGGGTTAAGCATTTTGTGTTAGGAAGACATAGTTAGAAGGATTACGTATTTCAGAGAAATCACGGCAGATGGATCCGTGGAAGCTACATCTTCCTTTAACGCAAATCCAAACACGATAGTAGCGCCAAATGCAGCCCACAGCATTCCACACTTCCCAAGTGAACTACTTGTTGTATATAAATTCAACACAACCCTTGTTCTCGTGTCACATTGTATTTTTCACACgaaaaagaagatggagttTGGAAGCAACGGCTCTTACTATGATGTGCCAGAGGGAGTGGATATTCGGGGAAGATATGATGCAGAGTTTGCAAAAATCCTTACAAAAGATGCTTTGAAATTCGTTGCTGAGCTTCAACGTGAGTTCAGGAACCATATCAAGTATGCAttagagaagagaagagaggcAAAGAGGAGGTACAATGAAGGGGCTCTTCCGGGGTTCGATCCTGCCACCAGGTACATAAGAGAGCAAGAGTGGGTGTGTGCACCTGTTCCACCAGCTGCTGCAGATAGGAAGGTGGAAATCACTGGTCCTGTCGAAAGAAAGATGATCATCAATGCTCTCAACTCTGGTGCTAAAGTCTTCATGGTTAGTACATCTACTCACcatcaaaaatttatttacactTGCACTTTTCTTTTCACcaactgttttttctttttttcttttttctaaggCTGATTTTGAAGATGCACTGTCACCCAGTTGGGAAAATCTTATGAGAGGCCAAGTGAACTTGAAGGATGCCGTGGATGGAACCATAAGCTTCCATGACAAAGTAAGAAACAGGGTTTACAAGCTCAATCATCCAACAGCAAAGCTTTTTGTGCGACCGAGAGGTTGGCACCTACCCGAGGCACATATATTCATTGATGGTGAACCTGCAACCGGTTGCATTGTTGATTTTGGCCTCTTTTTTTATCACAATCACTCGGAATTTCGGCGCATTCAAGGTGCTGGCTTTGGCCCCTTCTTTTATCTTCCCAAAATGGAACAttcaaggtaaaaaaaaaaaactatatattaagaACCCTGTATAAGAAAGGTGAAATTGCGACTCTGATTTGAGAACaacataaaaaacatttaagtaACACGAGAACTTTGTGATTGATAGGGAAGCAAAGATATGGAACAACGTCTTTGAGAAGGCTGAGAAGGTGGCAGGCATCGAAAGAGGAAGCATAAGGGCGACGGTTCTGATAGAAACACTTCCTGCAGTGTTTCAAATGAATGAAATTCTGTATGAACTGAAGGAACACTCGGTGGGTCTGAACTGTGGACGTTGGGATTACATTTTCAGTTATGTGAAGACCTTCCAAGCTCACCCAGATCGCCTCCTACCAGATAGGGTGCAGGTTGGTATGACTCAACACTTCATGAAAAGCTACTCTGATCTTCTCATAAGGACGTGTCACAGGCGCGGTGTGCATGCGATGGGAGGAATGGTACGTAATGGAACTTCTCTGGTTTACTACTTGGCATGCTTGTTTATAACCTCTAAGCAAAAGGGTATCTATAGATTGAAAAGTTGAAGCTGTTCAACAGGCGGCGCAGATTCCAATCAAAGAGGATCCGGTGGCTAATGAGTTAGCACTGGAACTTGTGAGGAAGGACAAACTTAGAGAAGTGAAGGCAGGGCACGATGGGACTTGGGCTGCACACCCTGGTCTCATTCCAGCTTGCATGGAGGTTTTCAACAACATCATGGGCAATGCTCCAAACCAGATAGAGACAAACCAACGTGAAGATGCTGCAAACATAACTGAGGAAGACCTATTGCAGACACCAAGAGGAGCCCGCACTATGGAAGGTCTGAGACTGAACACAAGGGTGGGGATTCAGTACGTGGCAGCATGGCTGAGCGGAAGCGGTTCGGTGCCTCTTTACAACCTGATGGAAGATGCTGCGACTGCTGAGATTAGCAGGGTGCAGAACTGGCAGTGGCTCAAGTATGGAGTGGAACTGAATGGGGATGAAGTTGGAGTTAGAATGAACAGAGAACTTTTCGGCAGGGTGGTTGAAGAAGAGATGGGAAGGATTGAAAAGGAAGTGGggagagagaagatgaagaagggaATGTACAAGGAGGCTTGCAAGATCTTCACTCGCCAATGCACCTCCCCAACACTTGATGATTTTCTCACTCTGGATGCCTATAATTACATAGTCCTGCATCACCCCAGAGAATCTTCAAAACTTTGAACTAAGAAAGAGGTCGTTTGAATTCTGTCTCGTATAGTTAACTCGTCCTTTCTCCAAATATCAGTTCATCAGTTTATGGAAAACGTTCAGAATTTCGTTCTCTAATAGTTCTGTGTCACCATCTTAAATGAGTTATTGCATACCATATTTGAACCTAACTACACCGCCATGGATGTCTGGAACAGCGCACCAAAAAGTCCCTAACACCTTCACCTTAACAACTCATGAATGTTATCGCTTGAGTCTCCAACAAATGCCCCCATTCTTCTTCGatattttaaccatttttttaaacaataaattacaCGTCActgttttattaatatatatatttaaaatacatcCATCACAAATTactagttataaaaaaattgtcaaaaaaaattattaaaaagagatTTTCGTTCTTCAAACGCTCTTCGACCTCATCCAAACATACAAAGAAACAGGAACGATTGTCGAAAAAAGCAATCACCTTCCAGCGCTTGGGAATCACACAccatagaaaaatattatctaaCACATAAATTTAGAGCAcactaaatttaactttatttttataaaaaatatatattattagtccCCATATAATTGTTGAgtgttattttttaacaaaatttacaaatacaattattttgacaaaaaaattgcAAATTTACATTACAAACACTTTGTACAACACTTCATATTATGTTTGACTGAAATATTATGTTTCGAATAACAAATATGCaattgatgattttattttgattaaaaactttaatttatatcttttcttgaaatataaaatatatatttagtatgTAGTTCCTATAAGCTTCATCTAACATATCTTAATCTAaattctattattaaaaaataccaATCATAACCATATTAATGTTACTGTTTGTAATGGGCATGAATTCAGTCTGTATTGAAAATTGCTTCCTTCACCTGctaatttcttcctgcaccaatcaattttcaaaaatgaCTATTTTATCTATAGTGTTTATTAATTTCGGAACAAGCTTTCCGAGACAGGAATTTTCAagtttccaaaatatttttttcagatCAAAATTTTTCGAAACAATTTTTGTAacgaaattttttaaatgagattttctatataaaatttCTGAAACTTGTGAAATATATTCCGGAATATGTTTTCAGAACAGATTTCGTGAACAAACTTTTACGAACAAACATAAAACCTTCTGCAATTAATTTATCGGAATACTCCTACATGAAAATATATTCTGAAAAAAGCTCTCCAGAACATATAAAGTATTTTTcgggaaaaaaaaaactttcaaaatgaGTTCTTTTAGCATTTTATCTCTTCTTCGACTATCGTAGCGGTATGACAATGACATGGTAGGGAATGTAATAATGAAGGATATTTGAGTATTTTCCTTGTACAGtgagatataagataaaatttgaaTGGGTGCAAAAAGCAATTGTCAATAACTGTTCAACCACAAAACATTTACGGGAATTTCTTTATAGGAATTTCTTCCTGTACCCCATCAAATTTCTTTATAGGAATTTCTTCCTGTACCTCAgaatacaaagaaaaatacttCAAAAACCTTCCCCATTACACCACACCACGATTGTCATCATCACCAGTGCTACCGTATCACTGCTAcacagaaaaagaagaagaaaaagaaaaaaaaatgttaaacgAACTCATTTCAAACAGTTTTTTTAGATAAACATTCCATGTGTTCCAAAAAATAGTTTCAAGAAGTGTTCCAAAAAGTATTCTGAATGACATTCACATGTGCCGGAAAttttacttattaaaaaattaattgtgtTAGTATAGGATTAGTAAGACATGAGCGTAATGACTAACTTAATTAACTCTGTGTTTGCACTATATATTATCATTACTTTTAtctcttccttttttctttttggacaCACTCGTCATTTATAATGTCAAATCTTTTGTTAAATATGCTTGAACgattcaaataaaatgaatttgtgAGACAACTTTTAGTGTCTTGAAAGTGTTGTAAATTTGTTTGGttcttaaaagattttttttcaaatggttaatgttagaaatatttaacataatttaaaaaataaataattaaaataaaattctattattataatgattttatgcaatattaattttagagataaataatatttatggacaaacaattttttacatatattttattgattacaaaatttttattttaaattagatttattaCAATTGATGCTTAAATGtctctcttttatctttaaaCATCATTTATTTGTATggagaaaatacaaaaaacataCCAACTCATGAAAAGTGTTTTTAGTACGTTGTtctatattatcttttaaaatattggtATTCATAAGATTTATAGATTATTCACTTCATTATACTTGACGGATTGGTATAACTTAGAAGAATTTTTTTACTTTGTGTaatgatagtattttttttctctaaatgcAATACTTTACGTGTCTCAATCcatactatttatattattttcttcgattataattgtattatatttatgttattatttgtttgttttgatgaattttctATTATGTATATCTCTATCTtattcttatataattattattatttattttgattattttttttataacagtaAATTTGTGTTGCACTTATCTTTTTAACTTCATATTAAAGGTCTATTTtctaatacatttatttttttcctttacaaCTTGTTattgtttcttcttttaatatttgttgtGTCACATTTGTGGTTGTGATTTCTCAAAACTATACATGTTTTTCATTGCTTGTTGGCTTCTCTAACACCACTTTAGTTGATTAATATCTTCTCATTCTTCTAAGAATTACATTAGGTGTGTAGTTCCTAGTCAAGAAAACATAGTAATAtgcaaatttttaaaatcttatatgCGATAAAACATGCAGAGTGAAATAAAAACATTGATGATGTTTTACTTAGTGATAATTTTCTAATGGCAACCTTCACATATGTAcactaaatttgaaaaaagtgaATATGTTATCAtgtttatatgttgatgatatgttaATTTTTAGCATATGCAATCAtatgattatttatataatctaaatttgaaatgaaagagatAAGTGAAACAAGTATAATTTTGAGAgttataatcattaaaaaaaagataatatattattatcctAACAACAAAACATTAAGAAACTTCTTGAAGAGTTTGACTTTAA contains:
- the LOC108334006 gene encoding malate synthase, glyoxysomal, which encodes MEFGSNGSYYDVPEGVDIRGRYDAEFAKILTKDALKFVAELQREFRNHIKYALEKRREAKRRYNEGALPGFDPATRYIREQEWVCAPVPPAAADRKVEITGPVERKMIINALNSGAKVFMADFEDALSPSWENLMRGQVNLKDAVDGTISFHDKVRNRVYKLNHPTAKLFVRPRGWHLPEAHIFIDGEPATGCIVDFGLFFYHNHSEFRRIQGAGFGPFFYLPKMEHSREAKIWNNVFEKAEKVAGIERGSIRATVLIETLPAVFQMNEILYELKEHSVGLNCGRWDYIFSYVKTFQAHPDRLLPDRVQVGMTQHFMKSYSDLLIRTCHRRGVHAMGGMAAQIPIKEDPVANELALELVRKDKLREVKAGHDGTWAAHPGLIPACMEVFNNIMGNAPNQIETNQREDAANITEEDLLQTPRGARTMEGLRLNTRVGIQYVAAWLSGSGSVPLYNLMEDAATAEISRVQNWQWLKYGVELNGDEVGVRMNRELFGRVVEEEMGRIEKEVGREKMKKGMYKEACKIFTRQCTSPTLDDFLTLDAYNYIVLHHPRESSKL